In Methylococcus geothermalis, one genomic interval encodes:
- the fba gene encoding class II fructose-bisphosphate aldolase (catalyzes the reversible aldol condensation of dihydroxyacetonephosphate and glyceraldehyde 3-phosphate in the Calvin cycle, glycolysis, and/or gluconeogenesis), giving the protein MALISLRQLLDHAAEHGYGLPAFNVNNMEQIKAIMEAASAVDAPVILQGSAGARAYAGEPFLRHLVLAAIDMYPHIPVCMHQDHGASPAVCIRSIQSGFSSVMMDGSLLEDMKTPASYAYNVETTRKVVDMAHACGVSVEGELGCLGSLETGRAGEEDGHGAAGELEHSMLLTDPDEAADFVRQTQVDALAIAIGTSHGAYKFTRKPTGQVLRIDRVKAIHQRIPTIHLVMHGSSSVPEDWAQMINDYGGAIGQTYGVPVEEIVEGIRHGVRKVNIDTDLRIASYGAMRKFMVEDRKNFDPRKLYKAAQTAMTAICRARYEAFGAAGQASKLKPMRLEDMSLAYARGELDPIVR; this is encoded by the coding sequence ATGGCATTGATCAGCCTGCGTCAACTGTTGGACCACGCCGCCGAGCACGGCTATGGCCTGCCGGCGTTCAACGTCAACAACATGGAGCAGATCAAGGCCATCATGGAAGCCGCCTCGGCCGTGGACGCCCCGGTGATCCTGCAGGGCTCGGCCGGCGCGAGGGCTTATGCCGGCGAGCCGTTCCTGCGCCACCTGGTGCTGGCCGCCATCGACATGTATCCGCACATCCCGGTGTGCATGCACCAGGATCACGGCGCCTCCCCGGCGGTGTGCATCCGTTCCATCCAGTCCGGCTTCAGTTCGGTGATGATGGATGGCTCCTTGCTGGAGGACATGAAAACACCGGCCAGCTATGCGTACAATGTTGAGACCACCCGCAAGGTGGTCGACATGGCGCATGCCTGCGGCGTGTCGGTGGAAGGCGAACTCGGCTGCCTGGGCTCGCTGGAGACCGGCCGGGCAGGGGAGGAGGACGGCCACGGCGCGGCAGGCGAGCTGGAGCACTCGATGCTGCTGACCGATCCGGACGAGGCGGCGGATTTCGTCCGCCAGACCCAGGTCGACGCCCTGGCGATCGCCATCGGCACCAGCCACGGCGCCTACAAGTTCACCCGGAAACCCACCGGTCAGGTGCTGCGGATCGACCGGGTCAAGGCGATCCATCAGCGGATTCCCACTATCCATCTGGTGATGCACGGCTCGTCTTCGGTGCCGGAGGACTGGGCGCAGATGATCAACGACTACGGCGGCGCGATCGGCCAGACCTACGGCGTGCCGGTCGAGGAAATCGTCGAGGGCATCCGCCATGGGGTCCGCAAGGTCAACATCGATACCGATCTGCGCATCGCGTCCTATGGCGCCATGCGCAAGTTCATGGTCGAGGACAGGAAGAACTTCGACCCGCGCAAGCTCTACAAGGCCGCGCAAACCGCCATGACCGCGATCTGCCGGGCCCGTTACGAGGCCTTCGGCGCCGCCGGCCAGGCATCCAAGCTCAAGCCCATGCGCCTGGAGGACATGAGCTTGGCGTATGCCCGGGGCGAACTGGACCCGATCGTCCGCTAG
- the tkt gene encoding transketolase, with product MPPRRELANAIRALSMDAVQKANSGHPGAPMGMADIAEVLWNDYLRHNPANPQWPNRDRFVLSNGHGSMLIYSLLHLTGYALPLEELQNFRQLHSKTPGHPEYGYTPGVETTTGPLGQGITNAVGMALAERTLAAQFNRPGHTIVDHYTYVFLGDGCLMEGISHEACSLAGSFKLGKLIAFYDDNNISIDGEVRGHGDTPGWFLDDTPKRFEAYGWHVIPVVDGHDPEAVKAAIEAARAVTDKPSLICCQTIIGWGSPNKQGKEDCHGAPLGTDEVALVRETIGWPHPAFEIPADIYEAWSALECGAKAESEWNDRFENYRRDYPELAAEFERRMAGELPKDWAEKAAAFIASVNEKAETIATRKASQNALNGFGPLLPELLGGSADLAGSNLTLWSGCKNVNAPGHDGNYINYGVREFGMSAMMNGIALHGGFKPYGATFLMFSEYARNALRMSALMKIPVIYVYTHDSIGLGEDGPTHQPVEQTATLRLIPNMQVWRPCDAVESAVAWKCAIERKDGPSALIFSRQNLPHMPRTPEQIAAITHGGYVLVDCAGTPDAILLATGSEVELAVKAAEALTAKGKQVRVVSMASTNVFDAQDQAYRDSVLPPAVTRRIAIEAGVSDGWWKYVGSHGKVIGLDRFGESAPAALLFKTFGFTVDNVVGQVEALF from the coding sequence ATGCCTCCACGTCGAGAACTCGCAAATGCCATACGAGCCTTGAGCATGGATGCCGTGCAGAAGGCGAACTCGGGCCATCCGGGGGCGCCGATGGGGATGGCGGACATTGCCGAGGTGCTGTGGAACGACTACCTGCGCCACAATCCGGCCAATCCCCAGTGGCCCAACCGCGACCGCTTCGTGCTGTCCAACGGCCACGGCTCGATGCTGATCTACTCCCTGCTGCACCTGACCGGCTACGCTCTGCCCCTCGAGGAACTGCAGAACTTCCGCCAGCTCCACTCCAAGACCCCCGGCCATCCCGAATACGGCTACACCCCCGGCGTCGAGACCACCACCGGTCCCCTGGGGCAGGGCATCACCAATGCGGTGGGCATGGCCCTGGCCGAGCGCACCCTGGCCGCCCAGTTCAACCGCCCCGGCCACACCATCGTCGACCATTACACCTACGTGTTCCTGGGCGATGGCTGCCTGATGGAAGGCATTTCCCACGAGGCCTGCTCGCTGGCCGGCTCGTTCAAGCTGGGCAAGCTGATCGCCTTCTACGACGACAACAACATCTCCATCGACGGCGAAGTCCGCGGCCACGGCGACACGCCGGGCTGGTTCCTGGACGATACCCCGAAGCGCTTCGAAGCCTATGGCTGGCATGTGATCCCGGTCGTCGACGGCCACGATCCGGAGGCCGTGAAGGCCGCCATCGAGGCAGCCCGCGCGGTCACCGACAAGCCGTCTTTGATCTGCTGCCAGACCATCATCGGCTGGGGCTCGCCCAACAAGCAGGGCAAGGAAGACTGCCACGGCGCCCCCCTCGGCACCGACGAAGTCGCCCTGGTACGCGAAACCATCGGCTGGCCGCATCCGGCCTTCGAGATTCCGGCCGACATCTACGAGGCCTGGAGCGCGCTCGAATGCGGCGCCAAGGCCGAAAGCGAATGGAACGACCGCTTCGAGAACTACCGCCGCGACTATCCCGAGCTGGCCGCCGAGTTCGAGCGCCGCATGGCGGGCGAACTGCCCAAGGACTGGGCCGAGAAAGCCGCCGCCTTCATCGCTTCCGTCAACGAGAAGGCCGAGACCATCGCCACCCGCAAAGCCTCCCAGAACGCCCTCAACGGCTTCGGGCCCTTGCTGCCGGAACTCTTGGGCGGTTCCGCCGACCTCGCCGGCTCCAACCTCACCCTGTGGTCCGGCTGCAAGAACGTCAATGCACCCGGCCACGACGGCAACTACATCAACTACGGCGTGCGCGAGTTCGGCATGTCCGCCATGATGAACGGCATCGCCCTGCATGGCGGCTTCAAGCCCTACGGCGCCACCTTCCTGATGTTCTCCGAGTACGCCCGCAATGCGCTACGCATGTCGGCGCTGATGAAGATCCCGGTGATCTATGTCTACACCCACGACTCCATCGGCCTGGGCGAGGACGGCCCCACCCACCAGCCGGTCGAGCAGACCGCCACTCTGCGCCTGATTCCCAACATGCAGGTCTGGCGCCCGTGCGACGCGGTGGAATCGGCGGTGGCCTGGAAGTGCGCCATCGAGCGCAAGGACGGCCCCTCCGCCCTGATCTTCTCGCGCCAGAACCTGCCGCACATGCCCCGGACGCCGGAACAGATCGCCGCCATCACTCACGGCGGCTACGTCCTGGTCGACTGCGCCGGCACCCCCGACGCCATCCTCCTGGCCACCGGCTCGGAAGTCGAGCTGGCGGTGAAGGCGGCCGAAGCCCTGACCGCCAAGGGCAAGCAGGTCCGCGTGGTGTCCATGGCCTCCACCAACGTGTTCGACGCCCAGGATCAGGCCTACCGCGACAGCGTGCTGCCGCCCGCCGTGACCCGCCGCATCGCCATCGAGGCCGGTGTCAGCGATGGCTGGTGGAAATACGTCGGCAGCCATGGCAAAGTCATCGGCCTGGACCGCTTCGGCGAATCCGCGCCGGCCGCCCTGCTGTTCAAGACTTTCGGCTTCACCGTCGACAACGTGGTCGGCCAGGTCGAGGCCTTGTTCTAA
- a CDS encoding phosphoribulokinase, with protein MSKKHPIIAITGSSGAGTTTVKCAFEHIFFRLGLDPLIIEGDSFHRYDRVEMRAQIDKARREGRHFSHFSIEANILDELENVFRHYGETGTAHRRFYVHNEAESQRLGGYKPGTFTPWEEVPPGKDLLFYEGLHGGVVTENINVRQYVDLLVGVVPIVNLEWIQKIHRDTAERGYKPEDVTETILRRMDDYVKVITPQFSQTDINFQRVPTVDTSNPFIARDIPTPDESFVIIRFKEPGKFNVDFPYLLSMLQNSFMSRHNSIVIPGGKMGLAMEIIFRPILERMMAERLKA; from the coding sequence ATGTCCAAGAAACACCCCATCATCGCCATCACCGGTTCGTCCGGCGCGGGTACGACCACCGTAAAATGCGCTTTCGAGCACATCTTTTTCAGGCTCGGGCTTGATCCGCTCATCATCGAGGGCGACAGCTTCCATCGCTATGACCGGGTGGAGATGCGTGCGCAGATCGACAAGGCCCGTCGCGAAGGCCGGCACTTCAGCCACTTTTCGATTGAAGCCAACATTCTGGACGAACTCGAAAACGTCTTTCGCCATTACGGTGAGACGGGAACGGCTCACCGCCGTTTTTATGTGCATAACGAGGCGGAAAGCCAGCGCTTGGGCGGCTACAAGCCGGGAACATTCACGCCTTGGGAAGAGGTACCTCCGGGCAAGGACTTGTTGTTTTACGAGGGGCTGCACGGAGGCGTCGTAACCGAAAACATCAATGTACGACAATATGTCGATCTTCTCGTCGGTGTGGTGCCCATCGTCAATCTCGAATGGATTCAGAAAATCCACCGCGATACCGCCGAACGCGGCTACAAACCCGAGGACGTCACTGAAACGATACTGCGGCGGATGGATGACTACGTTAAGGTCATCACGCCTCAGTTTTCCCAGACCGACATCAATTTCCAGCGCGTCCCGACCGTCGACACATCCAATCCGTTCATTGCGCGGGATATTCCCACGCCCGACGAGAGCTTCGTGATCATCCGCTTCAAGGAGCCGGGCAAATTCAATGTGGATTTCCCTTACCTCCTGTCCATGTTGCAAAATTCGTTCATGTCGCGGCACAACTCCATCGTGATTCCCGGTGGGAAAATGGGGCTCGCCATGGAGATCATTTTCCGGCCAATCCTCGAGCGCATGATGGCGGAACGCCTGAAGGCGTGA
- the ampD gene encoding 1,6-anhydro-N-acetylmuramyl-L-alanine amidase AmpD, protein MGCWDNEKMGSPNQDERPEGETISLIVIHGITLPPGEFGGPWIRQLFNNELDGGAHPFFESIRHLRVSAHALIRRDGEVEHYVPTHRRAWHAGVSEFRGRSACNDFSIGIELEGTDDLPYTPEQYRSLAGLVVEQMARYPAITEDRIVGHSAIAPHRKTDPGPAFDWGRFYRELAKRLAEPSHSGG, encoded by the coding sequence ATGGGATGCTGGGACAACGAAAAGATGGGGTCGCCCAATCAGGATGAAAGGCCGGAGGGCGAGACGATTTCCCTGATCGTGATTCACGGAATCACGCTGCCGCCGGGCGAGTTCGGCGGTCCGTGGATCCGGCAGTTGTTCAACAATGAGCTCGACGGCGGGGCTCATCCCTTCTTTGAATCCATCCGGCATCTGCGGGTATCGGCGCATGCGCTGATCCGGCGGGACGGCGAAGTCGAACATTACGTTCCGACGCACCGGCGGGCGTGGCATGCCGGGGTGTCTGAATTCCGGGGGCGGAGCGCCTGCAATGATTTTTCGATCGGAATCGAGCTCGAGGGAACCGACGATCTTCCCTATACGCCGGAGCAGTACCGCAGCCTCGCGGGTCTCGTGGTGGAACAGATGGCCCGATATCCGGCGATTACGGAGGATCGCATCGTTGGCCACAGCGCGATTGCGCCGCATCGAAAAACGGACCCCGGGCCGGCGTTCGACTGGGGGCGTTTCTATCGTGAACTGGCGAAACGGCTGGCGGAGCCCTCGCACTCCGGGGGTTGA
- the hxlA gene encoding 3-hexulose-6-phosphate synthase, with protein sequence MARPLIQLALDTLDIPQTLKLASLTAPYIDIFEIGTPSIKHNGIALVKEFKKRFPNKLLLVDLKTMDAGEYEAEPFFAAGADITTVLGVAGLATIKGVINAANKHNAEVQVDLINVPDKAACARESARAGAHIVGIHTGLDAQAAGQTPFADLQAIAKLGLPVRISVAGGIKASTAQQVVKTGANIIVVGAAIYGAASPADAAREIYEQVIAASV encoded by the coding sequence ATGGCAAGACCATTGATTCAGCTCGCACTGGATACGCTGGACATCCCGCAGACCTTGAAGCTCGCAAGCCTTACCGCGCCTTATATCGACATCTTCGAGATCGGTACCCCGAGCATCAAGCACAACGGCATCGCCTTGGTCAAAGAGTTCAAGAAGCGCTTCCCCAACAAGCTGCTGCTGGTCGACCTCAAGACCATGGACGCCGGTGAGTACGAAGCCGAGCCGTTCTTCGCCGCCGGCGCCGACATCACCACCGTGCTCGGCGTCGCCGGCCTGGCCACCATCAAGGGCGTGATCAATGCCGCCAACAAGCACAACGCCGAAGTCCAGGTCGACCTGATCAACGTCCCCGACAAGGCCGCCTGCGCCCGTGAGTCCGCCCGCGCCGGCGCCCACATCGTCGGCATCCACACCGGCCTCGACGCCCAGGCCGCAGGCCAGACGCCGTTCGCCGACCTCCAGGCCATCGCCAAGCTGGGCCTGCCGGTCCGCATCTCCGTCGCCGGCGGCATCAAGGCTTCCACCGCCCAGCAGGTCGTCAAGACCGGCGCCAACATCATCGTCGTCGGCGCCGCCATCTATGGCGCCGCCTCCCCCGCCGATGCCGCGCGCGAGATCTACGAACAGGTCATCGCCGCTTCCGTCTGA
- a CDS encoding transaldolase, protein MSKNLLDQLREVTVVVADTGDIEAIEKFKPRDATTNPSLITAAAQMPQYQDIVDDTLKGARQTLGADASAARVANLAFDRLAVSFGLKILQIIEGRVSTEVDARLSYDTEGTIEKAREIIKQYEAAGVSKERVLIKIAATWEGIEAAAVLEKEGIHCNLTLLFGLHQAIACAENGITLISPFVGRILDWYKKETGRESYAPHEDPGVLSVTQIYNYYKKFGYKTEVMGASFRNIGEITELAGSDLLTIAPSLLAELQATEGELPRKLDPIKAKDYPIEKIHVNKYTFDKMHAENRMANEKLEEGIQGFTKALEQLEKLLADRLVHLEAA, encoded by the coding sequence ATGTCGAAAAACCTGCTTGACCAACTCCGCGAAGTCACCGTCGTCGTAGCCGACACCGGAGACATCGAAGCAATCGAGAAATTCAAGCCACGTGACGCGACCACCAATCCCTCGCTGATCACCGCTGCCGCCCAGATGCCGCAATATCAGGATATCGTCGACGATACCTTGAAGGGCGCACGTCAAACTCTGGGGGCTGATGCTTCGGCCGCCCGAGTGGCGAATCTCGCTTTCGACCGTCTGGCCGTCTCTTTCGGCTTGAAGATCCTGCAGATCATCGAAGGACGCGTGTCCACCGAGGTGGATGCCCGCCTCTCCTACGACACCGAGGGCACCATCGAGAAGGCGCGCGAGATCATCAAGCAATACGAAGCCGCCGGGGTTTCCAAAGAGCGCGTCCTGATCAAGATCGCCGCCACCTGGGAAGGTATCGAGGCCGCTGCCGTGCTGGAAAAGGAAGGCATCCACTGCAACCTGACTCTGTTGTTCGGTCTCCACCAGGCCATCGCCTGCGCCGAAAACGGCATTACCCTGATTTCACCTTTCGTCGGCCGCATTCTCGACTGGTACAAGAAGGAGACCGGACGCGAATCCTACGCCCCGCATGAAGATCCAGGCGTCCTGTCCGTGACCCAGATATATAATTATTATAAGAAGTTCGGTTACAAGACCGAAGTCATGGGCGCCAGTTTCCGCAATATCGGCGAAATCACCGAGCTGGCCGGGAGCGACCTGTTGACCATCGCGCCTTCCCTGTTGGCCGAGCTGCAAGCGACGGAAGGTGAATTGCCGCGCAAGCTGGATCCCATCAAGGCGAAGGACTACCCGATCGAGAAAATCCACGTCAACAAATACACTTTCGACAAGATGCATGCGGAAAATCGCATGGCCAACGAGAAGCTGGAAGAAGGTATCCAAGGCTTCACCAAGGCACTCGAACAGTTGGAGAAGTTGCTGGCCGATCGCTTGGTCCATCTGGAAGCGGCATAA
- the hxlB gene encoding 6-phospho-3-hexuloisomerase yields MHQKLIIDKISSILAATDAGYDAKLTAMLDQASRIFVAGAGRSGLVAKFFAMRLMHGGYDVFVVGEIVTPSIRKGDLLIVISGSGETETMLAFTKKAKEQGASIALISTRDSSSLGDLADTLFRIGSPELFGKVVGMPMGTVFELSTLLFLEATISHIIHEKGIPEEEMRTRHANLE; encoded by the coding sequence ATGCATCAGAAACTGATCATAGACAAAATCTCCAGCATCCTCGCTGCCACCGATGCCGGCTATGATGCAAAACTGACTGCCATGCTCGACCAGGCCTCCCGCATCTTCGTCGCGGGGGCCGGCCGGTCGGGACTGGTCGCCAAGTTCTTCGCGATGCGCCTCATGCATGGCGGCTATGACGTCTTCGTCGTCGGCGAAATCGTCACCCCCAGCATCCGCAAGGGCGACTTGCTGATCGTGATCTCTGGCTCCGGCGAAACCGAAACCATGCTCGCCTTCACCAAGAAAGCCAAGGAGCAGGGCGCATCCATCGCCCTCATCTCCACCCGCGACAGCTCCTCCCTCGGCGACCTCGCCGACACCCTCTTCCGCATCGGCTCCCCCGAGCTCTTCGGAAAAGTCGTCGGCATGCCCATGGGCACCGTCTTCGAGCTCTCAACCCTCCTCTTCCTCGAAGCCACCATCTCTCACATCATCCATGAGAAAGGCATCCCCGAAGAAGAAATGAGAACTCGTCACGCTAACCTGGAATAA